The DNA window AGGTATATTTGTATCAAGGTATTATTCACGTATAAATGTTGAATCAATTGATGTCTATTTTTTTGATACAAATATTATATTATTCTAGACCTAAAGCTTAAAAAATGATAAAGTAAATATAGAAATTAACTAGAGTTCATGTGAGGCAAGTTGGGCAAAAATGAGTCTAAATtgctaggaaaaataaaaaaaatctaacatCATGCATGTCTCTCTGTAGATCTGTAAGTGAAGTACATATAAAGTTTGAAAAGAGTTTAGGGATGCCACTATCTCACCTCTCAAACCCAACTCCTTCAAAGGTTCATAGGGCAAAACCTCCCCcctctatttttgctatttctcGCCCTCCAAGTGAGCTGAACAATGGTGCTCAGCAGAAtgtcccgaggaggaagaaggggtatttagaggacatttttaggggcggttgactAAAGAGAACCGTCTCTGTTCAtaaatttgtaggggcgattctcTTAAGGAACCGTATTTGAACATAGGTCTCCTTTAAGGGCGGTTTTGTAAAGAGGACCGCCCCTGGAAATGGATCTTCAGAGGCGGTTCTCTTAAcacaaccgcccctagaaatagacCTATTTGTAGAGGTGGTTCTCTTAAGGGAACTGCCCCTGAAAATGGATCTATAGAGGCGGTCACGGAGCTACAGTGCCCCACGGCGCGGTTAGAGGCGGCATGCTAGTTGAACCGCCTCTGATAGAAAAGTGTGGTGTCGCTGAAAATCATTTCTGTGCTAGTGAGGCCGGATTCGTCCCGTCGGCAGCGCGAACCCACCGTTGACGGAGAAGAGGGAGGGGGCAGAGAAACCGGTGCTTGGGAAGGGAGGAGACTGCGGATGGTGCCCAGTTTTTGGGGCTCGCCACTGGCCGCCGCCAACGGCTGCAGCGGCCGGAGAGGTGGCAGGAAGGAGGGGGCGGTAGCGGCGCCGGCGAGCCCTCCGAGCCGCCCATTGGGGAGCTCTGGAGGGGACGACCCGAAAGACTATCCCCTGTATGACGGGATCCTCTGATTAGTTCAAAGCTGGATCCTATGAATGCTCACCTCCTTCCTCCGGGATAACTGGGTCATCTTCGCCTAGAAGCTAGCCGTCCGACCATTCAAAAGGTGAAATTTAGCTTTTAGCTAAAAAGCTTATATGAgcaattcatctaaaattgaacAAGCATTAACTAGGACCATGCAATACTCATTCACATACAACACGTAGAGCTTTACATCGCCTCTAAATCACTAACACACTGCTCAACATTGATTTCGTAATAAGGATTAAAGGCCTTATGTTAATTACAGGAATGGATCGAGTCCTTTGTTTTGATATCCTAATGATAGTCTAACATATAGTTTACATTCACGTCCTTGTCAGTTTGATAACACCCAACCCAATACCAATAGAGTAACCGAGTAAGTACAACCCAAAGCATCATCACGATGTGACTTTAGCTTGTCGTTAGATGCATCTCCTCGCGGGATCCACCCACTACAGATCGCTAAATCTTGCAATCTATACGGAGTGAGCAAAAGCAGTTTAATTTCTCTCGACGCACCCGACCCAAGCAAAAGCAATGGAGGCAGATTCGATGCCAATGACGATGGCCATCGTTGCCGCGTTTCTTGTATCGCTCCCGGTGCTGTATCGTCTCCTCTTCGCCAGCGCCAGCGATAAGAAGACGAGCAGAAAGGCCCTCCCTCCCGGCTCCTTTGGCCTACCCGTCGTCGGACATACGCTTAGCCTGCTTCGCGCCCTTCGCGCCAACACCGCCGAGGACTGGCTCCGCCGCCTTCGTCGGGCCCTCCGCCAACAAGTTCGTCTTCACCAGCCCCGCGCTGACCACCATGAACAGCGAGGCCTTCAGCCACATGGTCGGCCGGCGGACGGTCCGCGACGTGGTCGGCGGTGAGCACGCCCGCGTCAGGGCCATGATGGTGCAGTTCCTCAGGCTGGACGCCGTCAAGAGGCACGTCGCCGGCATGGACGCCGAGGTCCGGCGCCACCTCGACGCGCACTGGCGCGGCCGGGGCAGCGTGGCGGTGATGCCGTCGATGAAGACGCTCACCTTCGACGTCATGAGCACCGTCCTTTTCGGGCTGGTGGGGAaggacgccgccgccgtccgGCGGGAGCTGTCGGCGGAGTTCCAGCAGCTGGTGCAGGGCATCTGGGCGGTCCCGCTCAACCTGCCCTTTACCAGGTTCAGCCGGTGCCTGGCTGCGAGCCGTCGCGGGCGGCGCGCCGTCGCGGGGGTCATCGACGCGAGGAGGGCCAAGCTGGAGCGCGGGGAGAGCTCGCCGGCCGACGACATCATCACCCACATGCACTCCAAGGGCCTCCCCGACAAGGAAACGAAAAACGTCATGTTCCTCATGGTCGCCGAACACAACACGACGGCAGCCCTCATCACCTGCCTCCTCCGGCATCTCGACACCAAAAAAGACGCCTACGCCAAAGTTCTCCAAGAGCAAGAGGAGATCGCGCGGTGCAAGGCGTCCGGGGAGGCTCTGTCGTGGGACGACCTCTGCCGGATGAGATACACCTGGGCGGCGGCGATGGAGACGCTGCGGATGGTGCCGCCGGCGTTCAGCATGCTGAGGAAGGCGCTCCAGGACGTCGAGTACGGCGGCTACGTCATCCCCAAAGGGTGGCAGGTGATGTACGCCACCAACATGACGCACTGGAGCCCGGCCATCTTCCCGGACCCCGGCCGGTTCGACCCGGCGCGGTTCGAGGACCCGTCGGCCATACCGCCCTACGGCTTCGTGCCGTTCGGCGGCGGCGCCCGCATCTGCCCCGGGAACGAGTTCGCCAAGGTGGAGACGCTGGTGGCCGTGCACCACATCGTGACGCGCTTCAGGTGGAAGCTTGCCGCCGGCTGCGACGGCAGCTTCTCCAGGTCGCCCATGCCGTACGCGTCTCAGGGCCTCCTCATCGACATCGAGCCTATCCATCAAGGAAACACCTCCCGGTGAAATTCATTTCAATTCAATGCAAATAAACCGTCCACGCAGGCTTCTGATTTAGCGCATGAATCGCATGATGAGAAATGCTGTATCGCAATCAGAGATTCAGAGGGGGGTAATTCTGTTGTATACATTCATGTACAGATCACATCTGCTATTTTTCTCGAAGATCGCCATTTGCAATATAAAAAAGGGGATGAAGGACATGTCTGCAAGTTGATGGCAGTAGTATAGAGCAAGTAGGATGGTGGCCACTTTGAGCGTGTGCTGACAAAGTGACAATAATGCTGACATAAAAATACGGAATAACTAGCGTACGTCCAGTGCCAGGCCCGCGTCCGGACACCGCTCCGCCGCACACTGTCCCGTTCCCCGCGTAGCCCCGTGTAATAGGGGAGCTCGCCCGCTCGCCGTGCCCACGGGGCGTCTCAACCTCGTCGCGCCCGCGTCACCTCCGTAGCCAGGGTCTGCATCTCCGTCGCGCAGGGAGGTGCCACAAGCTTCTGCTCTATGACCTCGGCGGGGCCAGCGGAGGCAGCATGTCGTACGAGGAACACGTGCGCCAGCGCGGATGCCTACACATCCTCCGGTGGAGCGCTGCCGCCAGCTTAATTACAGCCGACACTGCCATTCTGCGCTAAACAACCCTACATTGAGATATACTTTTACAACACTCAGATGAAACAATTGCGACATACTTTTGAAACAGATGAACATTTGGAACATAAACTTGCAAAATAGTCATTGTAAGATATGCATCATCCAAATAGAACACTTACAATATGTCTAAACACATAAAACATATGGAACATGTcgttgcaatatatgtgtgaaacatataccaacatccagatcaaaatgCTTGCCATACTTCTAGAAGAGATGAAATATTttaacaaacgcttgcaacatgcccctgaaacactcgcaacatatgcaacatgtgcgaACATCCCcgctacttttgcaacatccataagaaACAACTGCAATATACCTTTGAAACGATTTAAACACCTGAACCATacatttgcaaaataggggaggGGAAGCCTGAGCTAGTAGATTCCAGCTGTCGGGTCGGAGCCGACGGCGAGCTGCGGCGCACGAGCACCACTAGCACCCAGCACTAGCAGCACGTGCAAGCACCACCACCAGCCAGCGCCACCAGCACCGGCCTTGGCTTAGCCTGGCGGGCAGCGTGTGCTTTGAGAGGGAGTAGGCGGCGCAGCGCACGACCAAAGTGAGGAGCGAGGTGCGGGTGGAGCACGCGACGGACGGGggagaggagcgaggagcgagcggCGTAGGGTCAGGGTGCGATGGGTGAAGGTCGAGAGAAGTGAGCGAGCGGTGTCTGGAATAAGAATAAGAGACGGAGGGAGTCAAAGTTGTGGTGCACGTCACGCCACACGTCCGTCTAGAGGGAGTCGTTGGCATCGGACATTCTGTTTGTAGTATTATCGATAAAAATATGACGAAGTGATGGGAAGCACTTCAGTTACTGTAGTTCATGTCCATACTGAGCATGCCCATGAGTTCTTAGTCTATTGGCTACTGCTCGGCTGCACAAATATTCACCATAGCTTCCTTCTTATTGGTACCATAACACGGTGTTTGGTTTGGCAAATCACCTAATCTACAATGAAATGATATGTTGCGAACACATGGTTGAGATGTGCCCATGTGGCTCGGTtgatgatgagtgattgtcaaggtGAGTTTGATTTTGATAGAGTTTGAGACTAACCATGGTGTGAGTTTGTGTTGTACAACATATCTCTTGGATTGTGGTGAACAGGTGTGGAGCACAGAGATGATGGTTGAAAGCGAAGGTGAAGGTGAAGGTCAAGCAGGTTCGTGCCGACGAACTAGGAGCCATGAAGGACGGACAATAAAGCTTGGATTGAGGGACTAGAGAAGCCGAAGGACTAACCCTGACACCTAGGGTCATCAACAAATGCAAGTGTATATGGAGGAGTAGATCATGTTGAACAAGTTAGGATGATGGTCTACCAAATCAAGCGGAGGCGCTAGAGGACTGATCGGGCGGGGCGACACGCGTCGAGATCGCTTAGTTTTAGCCCGAAGGTCAGACTTCATACAAAACTCAAATCGAGCAGTTTTGTTGCAAAACTCGTGCTTGATAAATCGTGCAGAGGTGTGCTAAAAAAAAATCGTGCGGAGGTCAATTTTTCCTCAATCCCTAACAGAAGCTCCTCGAGGGTGAGGGCCATCCCCAACGGGAGCTGTTACAGTTCGGCCGCTCGGACAGAAGCCAACCGCTGGTAATTTTTGGCTGCGCATGGTTGTGTACGGCTCACCCGCGTCGTTCTCATGGCCCAGGCCTTCCACTCCATTTGCGGCCCACTCCACGTAGCTACGAAAGCAAGCCTAGGGCCCATCCCATGTCGCTCTCATGGCCCACTCCTTCCACTGCTCCATTCGCGGCCCACCCTCGTCCATCGAAGAGCGCAGCACGCACGTAGGTCTCAGCTCGTGTACAGAGTATATCACGTGAACGCATAGAGAGGAGGAAAAAAATATTagataaaatatattttaaaagTATCAACAAAAATAATATGTGGGAGAGGTTGAAAATTAGACTAAAAAATTAAGACAACCATTCCTCACCATTACACCATGTGGATGTTTTGTTTTTGAACATCCATGTGGATGTTTTGTCTTACTTAAATATTTACACTATTATAAATCTATCAAACTATTTAAATTTAAGACAAAAGTATTCCACCCTCACAAGAATAATGGTTTAGATAAAAATATACCATGTGACAGCTCATTTGGGATCGGCCTTAAGGGCATGCTAGGCTTTCCTTCTAAGGGCTTCATTTATCCATGGTGCAGCAGGCTCCCCTTGCCTAATTACTTTTTTTTAGCCCAGTTATCTCCTCTTCGGCTCCGGCGAGGCGGCGACGGTGGTCGGCGGCGGTGGCTTCTTCGCTGATCAGTGATCACCCTGCGGGGACCGGGGACACGGGGGAGCAGCTGCAGTTCCGCCAAACGCCTAAGGTCACCTCTCCCTCCATCCCTCTCTGTCCTTCTCTGAGGAGCAAAAATTCTAGTAGGTTTGGATGGATTTCGCTTTGGGGTTTCCTGCCAAACCGCGGGCAGTTCAGAGTCTTCGGAAATCGAATCAATCGGTCTTCGTTTCACGTGTGAATCTTTCATCGCCTAATTTATTTCTGTGGTCGACAAATTAATGTAGATGATTTATTTGTTCCGTTCTGTGGTTGCAAGGTTCAGTCTCGGTACAGTTCAATTCAACAGCATGTACAAACTGGACAAAATTAAGCAGTCAGGTGAGAATACAACCGTCCCGATTGCTAGCCAGGCTGCATTAGGTATTGCCTAACAAGCAGGTTTTTTTAATGTTGATTACTATGTGTCTATGTCCTATGTCTCTAGCTTTCTCCATCAATGTTAGCAGAGTAAGCGATGTCGGGAGGACTTTACCGATGGTAAGACTTTGCAGGGTGTCCTTTTACAGACTTGGAAAGAGAAGTAAtgtaatcatgatgcatgctttacAGTTATATATGTAACAGGAAAGTCTATAGATAGTGCATCAGCATTCTAGAATCTAGACCATATATATGTACATCTTTTGTACCAAGTAGTTTTCTGTCTATTTTTAAGTACTTTCTGCACATGCTCTTTTACTTTTCTTATCACACTTATGCCTTTTTCTTGTCAGAACTCATGATGCCGTGGCTACCAGCATGTGAGCCGTTTTACACCCATATATTCAATAAAAGGACTTTGGTTTGATTTCTCGCTTCTTCATGCCCAGATGTCTTCAGGGATCAGTGGCGAGTTCATGGAGGTAATCTCAAACGCACTTGCCATTTCAACATCCGTGAACTCTGTCAAATATTCTGGCATGTCAGGCACCATGAATAAGCTTTCAAAGCTTTCATCATGAACTCCGTGTCCGTGGGCATCGGTGTTAACAAACATTGAGCTACTGCTTTGGTTTTGACTGGAAATTGGCACACTGTCATGTGTTGCCTCGAGAACATATGGATGAACTATGCCATCGCTGCTGCAAATGTGCTGGTCATAGTAATCAACATCGAACAACCTCACCGTCCCATTGCCATCACTTTCCTTCTGCTGTACTGTCTTAGTTGCAGGACACCCTTTCTCTTTACTATAGGCACATCTATAGTAGCTCCTGGTTAACCATATCGGCATTAGACCTAATTTGTTTTGGGCGATATATCGCAAATAAGATTATTTTTGTTATTTACATTTATAATATTAGATATGTAACATGGATGCCTTTTTGAGCTGCCCTACGCAAAAATCTATCCATCCACATATATTTTTTTAATGAAAATGGCAGGAGctttgcctttcaattaagagagAAAAGAGAGATCAAAGCACATAATAGTAAATCCAATATAGAACATAGTAAATGCATACATTAGTGCAAATGCTTTTTTTTTCCCACATACCTAGAATACTTTGCTTTGGAGATCCACTTCTGCCCATACTTTCTCCATTGATATCCATCAAAGTGTGGTGCTTGTGTCACAACTGAACTTATGTGTTTTGCATTCTTCCTACCATCACCAAGAGAAGCAATCAAAATTTTAAGCCCTAGCGGATGATAAATAAGGATACGCTTCTATTACCACTTACCTTCTCTTGTTTCCACGGCCCTTGTTCTCCTCCAATAATATGTGATTCTCCACGTTATTCTCACCTCCTTTTCTTTTATATTTGGTAAGAATGGCCTGTTTCTCGCTGCTATCACCAAGTTCCAGGGAAGAGATAATCTTACTTGAGCAGCTGAATACTTCTTCAAAGAGTTGCTGTACGAGCTTTGCTTGCCCACTGTGGGGATCAAGTATTGGTAGTACAAGGTCATGTAGGTTCATCATGAGAGCCCTTTGGTGTTCAACTTCATTGATGACCTCTTTGTAGCCACCAAGATTGGAAGATTCAAGGATGTTCATCATGTGATGGTTTCTCtcaatatatgtatacatataagtAGCTAATAATTGAGGGTGCTAGATAATTGCAGCTTTGGGCATCTATTTATAATAGCAAATGGCAGCACACAGTAGCATGGTGTAGGGAATCAGTTGTTGTTCAATTTTTCTCACTAGAAAAAGGACTAGGGAGCGTACTGTCTCTATCCAACAGCATGCCAGAACAAAACATGGCAATATTCAAGATCGTGCTTTTTACATAAATTGGTAAGAGGTTTTGATGACTTATGAGACTTGTGAGACATATTTGTCATCATTAGGGATGAAAGCGATTGGTATATACCCTGTACCATCCTGCATTATTTTCTACTTTTGATCCGATTGAATTCGTATTTTTGGACAAATCCAAAATCGGTAAGAAATATGATATGCCAAATTTGAAAATGGGACGGAAACGGTTTAGGTGTTAGTTTTttacttttttgttttttattcgggGTATTATACCGTTTTTGGCCAACTAGAAGTCCAACTCAACTATGGCAAGGCACAGCCttagaaaaattgtatctttttcatatgatcttggatgaagatgatttttgtataaaagttgtagctctcgacgagatatacaactttctagttttgagttttttcatttgaagtcaatAAGACGGTAAAAAATTTAAACAAAGTTCCAGCAGTATATTAATCGTATACCAGCACTTGTTGCCTTAGAAAAATAATTtctttcttatatggtgtcaaatggagatactttttatatgaaagttgtagaacttgttaattgttatgcacctagtcatgcacttgttaattgttatgcacctggttatgcacttgttaattgttatgcacttggtcctacGGGTCAGTATAATTCTGCTCGAGTTAGTTTGTTTTTGAAATTgtcgatattccgtaagttcgtgttcattTTTGTGCCCAGCTTTACCGCTTTTTTTTCGTTTTCGTATTtaaatgtagaagtagaaaacggttgaggggTTTTCCGACTGAGTTCGTCCGTTTTCGTCCCTTGTCATCATGCATTGCCTTACTTCACTGTGTGATGGTTCTTAGGGGACACGTGTAATGAAGTAGTGTTTTATTTATATGATTGGATGATGATTAGATGCCACATTAGTTGGTATATATTAGTTTTATTACTTAGATGTAGTTTATTAGATTAGATTGCATGCATAAAAGAGATCAAAtgatgtctttatattcatataaATATAATACAGTAGAATCTGTGCATGAAAATACATTTGTATGTGAATTGCTGACTCTATAAAttgtttgatttgtgaacaaaCGTTTCTGTTAGGTCGCTGGTTCAGGTTGAAAAGGGATCGCTAGTTTGCAGGTATGGTTTATTGATATGGACGGGAGTTGTGGCCAGTGAAGAGGACTTGACAAAATTATGGATGATGCATGTCGATCATGTACCTATATCACTCACATGACATAGACATTCAGAAATGATGTACATACATATACggccaataattctagttgttataaAGAGCAATATTGTCATTAATCCGCTGGTCCCGAAGATAGGAATATATATGGTTTGGCTCTAATGGCATGCCTCAGAAATTATATCTAGTACTAGTATATACATATAGTTTGGTGGTTTTTGGTATTTGGACAGGTCTGCATGCTAAATTGAATTAGTTATTTCGAAGTTTATATAGCAGACAGGTATGCTATTCTGAAgtgttgaagtttaagttctaagtAGGTTATGGCACCATTTATGATCAGTTTGATTAAACTTTTGTGTAGATCAATTGTTATATGAAAGTCAGTTTATATCAATCCTCATATCTGCATGAGAAAAGTACTAACTAGGTTGATATGGATGGAGTCTATTTGATTAAGCTAAGTAATTGTCAAACCATGAAAACTCCATGTGTGGTTACGAATCCTAGATATTTTCTTTTCTCCGACCGGCAGGAGAGCTGGTCTATTACATATATACTAGAGGTTGCAGTCAAGACAATGCAGTATATTTTCGCACTAGCTACCAGAATGGGCCATTgtgaggccatgtttagttcaccccaaattccaaactttggcactatgcaaaaagaagattccccatcacatcaaatttatggtacatgcatggagtactaaatgttgacgaaatcaaaaactaattgcacagtttggttgtactctgcgagacaaacgttttgagtctaattagtcaacgattgaacaattattaccaaatacaaacgaaatgctacataGCGCTACAGTAATAAACAGTGTTTCCGGCGGCGCCGATTCCGGcaaactaaacatggcctgatTCTGAAACAATGATGAGCAGAAAAGTCCACACACAAAACAGCGACAGACAGACCAAAGCGAAAATATTTTGTCATATGAATCATGTGCGCGCGGATAGCACCACTTAGATCAACTGTAGCCTTGAATTGGGTTTGGCTGACCACCATCATTTTCAACCAAAACAGAGCAGCAAACAAAAAGTGATATGTGGTGAACATGTAGGATTCCTGAGTACCAAATGAATGTCATACGTTTGAGCCAAACTAAATTGTGACAGAACATAGGAGATGTCTAGTTACCAGATCTTTCCCTATATGGGAAATAGCATCAAACCCTGTCTGCTCGTCTTCATGCAACCTGGCTGTGCCCAAGCTGGCTGTGCCTGCTTCCAACTTTGAGGTCCAAATATTCAAACATGAACCTAAAATCTTCTATCTAGGATGTGGACCACGAGTCCCCACCTTGAGATGTGTACAATCATGCAAGAGAGGCCTTATATTGCGAACCTATCCTCTGCCCCCTACCATATGCATGGCCAATGGACAATGGTTTCTGATGAATCAGCTGAAAAGTTCTAATggccagaggggggtgaatagcctaataaaaatttgtacaacaacacttaacaaaatggttagacaattatgaggcgaaacaagtgttgcgctagcctactcaaaatgcaagccacataccacaattctagtttagatagtatctattcacacaatagctatgacagtaccctatgttagtgtgctctcataggctaactaaagagccacactaagcaagcaagcaagctctcacaactagctactctaaagagcttgacaactaatttgcggtaatgtaaagaaagtgatcaagaaggttataccgtcgtgtcgaggaaggagctaatcaatcacaagaatgaataacaatgaagaccaatcacctcggaatcaaatgacgaacacaatgatttttaccgaggttcacttgcttgccggtaagctagtcctcgttgtggcgattcactcacttggaggttcacgtgctaattggcttcacacaccaaaccctcaatagggtgccgcacaaccaacacaagataagtatcacacaagccacaaggaatccactagagtaccttttggctctctaccgaggaaaggtcaagaaccccttacaatcactacgatcggagccagagacaatcaccaacctccgctcgacgatcctcgttgctccaagccatctaggtgacggcaaccaccaagagtaacaagcgaaccccgcaacgaaacatgaacaccaagtgcctctagatgcaatcactcaagcaatgcacttggattctctcccaatctcacaaagatgatgaatcaatgatggagataagtgggagggctttggctaagctcacaaggttgctatgtcagtgcaaatggctaagagggtgagcttgaaccggccatggggcttaaatagaagcccccatgaaatagagccgttgtaccccttcactgggcacaacacgggctgaccggatgctccggtcatgttgaccggacgctggacctcagcgtccggtcgcccgacgacagccacgtgtcctgatctcaacggtcacttgagttgaccggacgcatcaattagaaagtgaccggacgctgaatctcagcgtccggtcgtttccagtaaggttccaaacgcgacatttcacgaccggatgcatccggtcatgcctgatcggactcacccagcgtccggtcattcaacatctcctctgtgtgcctcacgtcagcgtacgtcagcactgaccggacgcaccctactaGCGTCCAGTCGCATAGTGATCCAACATCCGGTCGTttgaccaacgccagcgtcttcgctgatatatctgaccggacgcgccggtctaaccgtggccagcgtctggtcactcccagtgacctctgtcttttctgtctagggcgccggtggcaccgtcggactgtccgcactctacgggcggacactccaccggtggagtttcttacccttgctcccaaacttcaccacccttgatcaaatgtgccaaccaccaagtgtatcaccttgtgcacatgtgttagcgtattttcacaaacattttcaagggtgttagcactccactagatcctaaatgcatatgcaatgaattagaacatctagtggcactttgataaccacatttcgatatgagtttcacccctcttaatagtacggctatcaaacctaaatgtgatcacactctctaagtgtcttgatgaccaaaacaaaatagctcctacaaattatacctttgccttgagctttttgtttttctctttcttctttccaagtccaagcacttgatcattaccatagcatcatcttcatcatgctatgatcttcatttgcttcacgacttggagtgtgctacctatctcatgatcacttgataaactaggttaacactta is part of the Miscanthus floridulus cultivar M001 chromosome 9, ASM1932011v1, whole genome shotgun sequence genome and encodes:
- the LOC136483444 gene encoding probable WRKY transcription factor 66, translating into MYTYIERNHHMMNILESSNLGGYKEVINEVEHQRALMMNLHDLVLPILDPHSGQAKLVQQLFEEVFSCSSKIISSLELGDSSEKQAILTKYKRKGGENNVENHILLEENKGRGNKRRKNAKHISSVVTQAPHFDGYQWRKYGQKWISKAKYSRSYYRCAYSKEKGCPATKTVQQKESDGNGTVRLFDVDYYDQHICSSDGIVHPYVLEATHDSVPISSQNQSSSSMFVNTDAHGHGVHDESFESLFMVPDMPEYLTEFTDVEMASAFEITSMNSPLIPEDIWA